One Hippocampus zosterae strain Florida chromosome 21, ASM2543408v3, whole genome shotgun sequence genomic region harbors:
- the ccdc107 gene encoding coiled-coil domain-containing protein 107: MVLSTTQQVALAFTAVLFTFVVLPKLFGTGTKESRLDPRYSRKGALRGPPVSMGDPSSHQSAENMRQMKKLMEQEMKGDKFKSNNNGKGYVFTLMPLYAIGVGVFAAYKFLKIKSSDDQAQKEKFTKGAKKSAEAENQLNELEQRLAQTERMLNSILTQLDPLTNCAKSVAQEQKNEIMSQLQTIRDLMKKRGMDCPPMNEAGFEQSLGNLIETLGASGTSPAGDPRAEKPSEKPLDVAEAGDVKKPPPEEEMAEEKNDETEETEEVKKDEEEEEEETEEGDEEFDFMPSLAARNCEESGKEQQACGLRRRNVPE, translated from the exons ATGGTCTTGTCCACAACACAACAAGTTGCCCTGGCGTTCACGGCGGTGCTGTTCACGTTTGTAGTCCTGCCAAAGCTGTTCGGCACTGGGACGAAGGAATCGAGGCTCGACCCTCGCTACTCCAGAAAAG GTGCACTTCGAGGTCCGCCGGTCAGCATGGGAGACCCCAGCTCACATCAGTCGGCCGAGAACATGCGGCAGATGAAGAAACTGATGGAGCAGGAGATGAAGGGCGACAAATTCAAATCCAACAACAACGGGAAGGGCTACGTGTTCACGCTCATGCCGTTGTACGCCATTGGGGTCGGAGTGTTTGCGGCATACAAGTTTTTGAAG ATCAAGTCTTCAGATGACCAAGCACAAAAGGAGAAATTTACAAAAGGGGCCAAAAAGTCGGCCGAGGCAG agAACCAGTTGAACGAACTGGAACAAAGGCTCGCCCAAACAGAAAGGATGCTCAATTCTATTCTCACCCAGCTCGACCCGCTCACAAACTG CGCAAAATCTGTGGCCCAGGAGCAGAAGAACGAGATCATGAGCCAACTCCAGACCATCCGCGATCTCATGAAAAAGAGAGGAATGGACTGCCCGCCTATGAACG AGGCCGGCTTTGAGCAAAGCCTGGGCAACCTCATCGAGACGCTGGGCGCCAGCGGGACTTCGCCGGCCGGAGACCCGCGTGCCGAAAAACCCTCCGAAAAGCCACTCGACGTCGCCGAAGCCGGCGACGTCAAGAAACCTCCCCCGGAGGAGGAGATGGCGGAAGAGAAAAATGACGAAACAGAAGAAACGGAGGAGGTTAAaaaagacgaggaggaggaggaggaggaaacggAGGAAGGAGACGAGGAGTTTGATTTCATGCCTTCGCTCGCCGCCAGAAACTGTGAGGAGAGCGGCAAAGAGCAGCAGGCATGCGGCCTCAGGCGACGCAACGTACCGGAATGA
- the kcnc2 gene encoding potassium voltage-gated channel subfamily C member 2 isoform X3: MGKFDDNERIILNVGGTRHETYKSTLKTLPGTRLALLASDSDIGSVLDQLQQVPGFIEYNARTNEYFFDRHPGVFAYVLNYYRTGKLHCPADVCGPLFEEELSFWGIDETDVEPCCWMTYRQHRDAEEALDVFELNVDTGEQEDDDVAKRLGIEDVAPDGSGSLWRKWQPVVWNLFEDPYSSRAARFIAFASLFFILVSITTFCLETHEAFHTIVNKTEATRNSSLPDLGPQYEIETDPALIYVEGVCVFWFTIEFLVRVTFCPVKLEFVKSLLNIIDFVAILPFYLEVGLSGLSSKAAKDVLGFLRVVRFVRILRIFKLTRHFVGLRVLGHTLRASTNEFLLLIIFLALGVLIFATMIYYAERIGAKPNDPTASLHTKFKNIPIGFWWAVVTMTTLGYGDMYPKTWSGMVVGALCALAGVLTIAMPVPVIVNNFGMYYSLAMAKQKLPKKRKKHIPQAVQGGSPTYCKADLTATCNSTQGDLCHVKGGRGLERNRSVLSADCSGGSDLTVSPEERVAMRRSSTREQDRRSGGTCFLIAASDYNCPADGGLRKTDNCKEMVFTGFTQAESGVLS; this comes from the exons ATGGGTAAGTTCGACGACAACGAGAGGATAATCCTCAACGTCGGGGGCACCAGGCACGAGACGTACAAGAGCACCCTGAAAACGCTGCCGGGGACACGCTTGGCCCTGCTCGCCTCCGACTCGGATATCGGCTCGGTACTGGATCAGCTGCAACAAGTCCCCGGCTTCATCGAGTACAACGCGCGGACCAACGAGTACTTCTTCGACCGTCACCCGGGCGTCTTCGCTTACGTGCTCAACTACTACCGCACCGGTAAGCTCCACTGCCCGGCGGATGTTTGTGGACCGCTTTTCGAGGAGGAGCTCTCGTTTTGGGGGATCGACGAGACGGACGTGGAGCCGTGCTGCTGGATGACGTACCGGCAGCACCGCGACGCCGAGGAGGCGCTGGACGTTTTCGAGCTCAACGTGGACACCGGCGAGCAGGAGGACGACGACGTGGCCAAGAGGCTCGGCATCGAGGACGTGGCCCCCGACGGGAGCGGCAGCCTGTGGAGAAAGTGGCAACCGGTCGTCTGGAATCTATTCGAGGATCCTTATTCGTCCAGGGCGGCCAGG TTTATTGCCTTCGCGTCTTTGTTCTTCATCCTGGTTTCCATCACGACCTTTTGCTTGGAGACCCACGAGGCGTTCCACACCATCGTCAACAAGACGGAGGCGACGCGGAACAGCAGCCTCCCCGATCTGGGACCGCAGTACGAGATTGAGACTGACCCCGCACTCATCTATGTGGAAGGCGTTTGCGTCTTCTGGTTCACCATCGAGTTCCTGGTCCGGGTGACCTTCTGCCCGGTCAAGTTGGAATTTGTTAAGAGTCTGCTGAACATCATCGACTTTGTGGCTATCCTGCCTTTCTACTTGGAAGTAGGCCTGAGTGGCCTTTCCTCAAAAGCTGCCAAGGACGTGTTGGGATTCCTCAGGGTGGTGCGTTTCGTTCGTATCCTGCGTATCTTCAAGCTCACCCGTCACTTTGTGGGGCTCCGGGTGTTGGGCCACACGCTACGGGCCAGCACCAACGAATTCCTGCTGCTCATCATCTTCCTGGCACTGGGAGTGTTAATATTTGCCACCATGATCTATTACGCCGAACGCATTGGCGCTAAGCCCAACGATCCGACGGCGAGCCTCCACACCAAGTTCAAGAACATACCCATCGGCTTCTGGTGGGCCGTGGTGACCATGACCACTCTCGGGTATGGCGACATGTATCCAAAGACTTGGTCCGGCATGGTGGTGGGCGCCCTGTGCGCTTTGGCGGGAGTGCTCACGATAGCCATGCCCGTGCCTGTCATTGTCAATAACTTTGGGATGTACTACTCCCTGGCCATGGCCAAGCAGAAGCTCCCCAAGAAACGGAAGAAACACATTCCCCAGGCGGTACAGGGAGGCTCCCCGACCTACTGCAAAGCTGATCTCACCGCCACCTGCAACAGCACTCAAGGTGACCTGTGCCACGTCAAAGGCGGCAGGGGACTCGAACGCAATCGCTCAG TACTGTCGGCGGACTGTAGCGGCGGCAGCGACCTGACCGTGTCCCCGGAGGAAAGAGTTGCCATGCGAAGGTCCAGCACCCGAGAACAGGACCGTCGGAGCGGGGGGACGTGTTTTCTAATCGCTGCTAGCGATTACAATTGTCCTGCAGATGGAGGCTTAAGAAAAACAG ATAACTGCAAAGAGATGGTGTTTACTGGTTTCACACAAGCAGAGAGTGGCGTTCTATCTTAA
- the kcnc2 gene encoding potassium voltage-gated channel subfamily C member 2 isoform X1: MGKFDDNERIILNVGGTRHETYKSTLKTLPGTRLALLASDSDIGSVLDQLQQVPGFIEYNARTNEYFFDRHPGVFAYVLNYYRTGKLHCPADVCGPLFEEELSFWGIDETDVEPCCWMTYRQHRDAEEALDVFELNVDTGEQEDDDVAKRLGIEDVAPDGSGSLWRKWQPVVWNLFEDPYSSRAARFIAFASLFFILVSITTFCLETHEAFHTIVNKTEATRNSSLPDLGPQYEIETDPALIYVEGVCVFWFTIEFLVRVTFCPVKLEFVKSLLNIIDFVAILPFYLEVGLSGLSSKAAKDVLGFLRVVRFVRILRIFKLTRHFVGLRVLGHTLRASTNEFLLLIIFLALGVLIFATMIYYAERIGAKPNDPTASLHTKFKNIPIGFWWAVVTMTTLGYGDMYPKTWSGMVVGALCALAGVLTIAMPVPVIVNNFGMYYSLAMAKQKLPKKRKKHIPQAVQGGSPTYCKADLTATCNSTQGDLCHVKGGRGLERNRSVLSADCSGGSDLTVSPEERVAMRRSSTREQDRRSGGTCFLIAASDYNCPADGGLRKTGYEKSRSLNNIAGMTANALRLSPVTSPYGSPCPLRRSRSPIPSIL; this comes from the exons ATGGGTAAGTTCGACGACAACGAGAGGATAATCCTCAACGTCGGGGGCACCAGGCACGAGACGTACAAGAGCACCCTGAAAACGCTGCCGGGGACACGCTTGGCCCTGCTCGCCTCCGACTCGGATATCGGCTCGGTACTGGATCAGCTGCAACAAGTCCCCGGCTTCATCGAGTACAACGCGCGGACCAACGAGTACTTCTTCGACCGTCACCCGGGCGTCTTCGCTTACGTGCTCAACTACTACCGCACCGGTAAGCTCCACTGCCCGGCGGATGTTTGTGGACCGCTTTTCGAGGAGGAGCTCTCGTTTTGGGGGATCGACGAGACGGACGTGGAGCCGTGCTGCTGGATGACGTACCGGCAGCACCGCGACGCCGAGGAGGCGCTGGACGTTTTCGAGCTCAACGTGGACACCGGCGAGCAGGAGGACGACGACGTGGCCAAGAGGCTCGGCATCGAGGACGTGGCCCCCGACGGGAGCGGCAGCCTGTGGAGAAAGTGGCAACCGGTCGTCTGGAATCTATTCGAGGATCCTTATTCGTCCAGGGCGGCCAGG TTTATTGCCTTCGCGTCTTTGTTCTTCATCCTGGTTTCCATCACGACCTTTTGCTTGGAGACCCACGAGGCGTTCCACACCATCGTCAACAAGACGGAGGCGACGCGGAACAGCAGCCTCCCCGATCTGGGACCGCAGTACGAGATTGAGACTGACCCCGCACTCATCTATGTGGAAGGCGTTTGCGTCTTCTGGTTCACCATCGAGTTCCTGGTCCGGGTGACCTTCTGCCCGGTCAAGTTGGAATTTGTTAAGAGTCTGCTGAACATCATCGACTTTGTGGCTATCCTGCCTTTCTACTTGGAAGTAGGCCTGAGTGGCCTTTCCTCAAAAGCTGCCAAGGACGTGTTGGGATTCCTCAGGGTGGTGCGTTTCGTTCGTATCCTGCGTATCTTCAAGCTCACCCGTCACTTTGTGGGGCTCCGGGTGTTGGGCCACACGCTACGGGCCAGCACCAACGAATTCCTGCTGCTCATCATCTTCCTGGCACTGGGAGTGTTAATATTTGCCACCATGATCTATTACGCCGAACGCATTGGCGCTAAGCCCAACGATCCGACGGCGAGCCTCCACACCAAGTTCAAGAACATACCCATCGGCTTCTGGTGGGCCGTGGTGACCATGACCACTCTCGGGTATGGCGACATGTATCCAAAGACTTGGTCCGGCATGGTGGTGGGCGCCCTGTGCGCTTTGGCGGGAGTGCTCACGATAGCCATGCCCGTGCCTGTCATTGTCAATAACTTTGGGATGTACTACTCCCTGGCCATGGCCAAGCAGAAGCTCCCCAAGAAACGGAAGAAACACATTCCCCAGGCGGTACAGGGAGGCTCCCCGACCTACTGCAAAGCTGATCTCACCGCCACCTGCAACAGCACTCAAGGTGACCTGTGCCACGTCAAAGGCGGCAGGGGACTCGAACGCAATCGCTCAG TACTGTCGGCGGACTGTAGCGGCGGCAGCGACCTGACCGTGTCCCCGGAGGAAAGAGTTGCCATGCGAAGGTCCAGCACCCGAGAACAGGACCGTCGGAGCGGGGGGACGTGTTTTCTAATCGCTGCTAGCGATTACAATTGTCCTGCAGATGGAGGCTTAAGAAAAACAG GCTACGAGAAATCTCGCAGCTTAAACAACATAGCAGGCATGACCGCTAACGCCCTGAGGTTGTCTCCCGTCACCTCGCCCTACGGATCGCCCTGCCCGCTACGGCGCTCCCGTTCCCCTATTCCCTCCATCCTGTGA
- the kcnc2 gene encoding potassium voltage-gated channel subfamily C member 2 isoform X2 has translation MGKFDDNERIILNVGGTRHETYKSTLKTLPGTRLALLASDSDIGSVLDQLQQVPGFIEYNARTNEYFFDRHPGVFAYVLNYYRTGKLHCPADVCGPLFEEELSFWGIDETDVEPCCWMTYRQHRDAEEALDVFELNVDTGEQEDDDVAKRLGIEDVAPDGSGSLWRKWQPVVWNLFEDPYSSRAARFIAFASLFFILVSITTFCLETHEAFHTIVNKTEATRNSSLPDLGPQYEIETDPALIYVEGVCVFWFTIEFLVRVTFCPVKLEFVKSLLNIIDFVAILPFYLEVGLSGLSSKAAKDVLGFLRVVRFVRILRIFKLTRHFVGLRVLGHTLRASTNEFLLLIIFLALGVLIFATMIYYAERIGAKPNDPTASLHTKFKNIPIGFWWAVVTMTTLGYGDMYPKTWSGMVVGALCALAGVLTIAMPVPVIVNNFGMYYSLAMAKQKLPKKRKKHIPQAVQGGSPTYCKADLTATCNSTQGDLCHVKGGRGLERNRSVLSADCSGGSDLTVSPEERVAMRRSSTREQDRRSGGTCFLIAASDYNCPADGGLRKTVGRPHLEAFQPLLQDNKGGSRRKNH, from the exons ATGGGTAAGTTCGACGACAACGAGAGGATAATCCTCAACGTCGGGGGCACCAGGCACGAGACGTACAAGAGCACCCTGAAAACGCTGCCGGGGACACGCTTGGCCCTGCTCGCCTCCGACTCGGATATCGGCTCGGTACTGGATCAGCTGCAACAAGTCCCCGGCTTCATCGAGTACAACGCGCGGACCAACGAGTACTTCTTCGACCGTCACCCGGGCGTCTTCGCTTACGTGCTCAACTACTACCGCACCGGTAAGCTCCACTGCCCGGCGGATGTTTGTGGACCGCTTTTCGAGGAGGAGCTCTCGTTTTGGGGGATCGACGAGACGGACGTGGAGCCGTGCTGCTGGATGACGTACCGGCAGCACCGCGACGCCGAGGAGGCGCTGGACGTTTTCGAGCTCAACGTGGACACCGGCGAGCAGGAGGACGACGACGTGGCCAAGAGGCTCGGCATCGAGGACGTGGCCCCCGACGGGAGCGGCAGCCTGTGGAGAAAGTGGCAACCGGTCGTCTGGAATCTATTCGAGGATCCTTATTCGTCCAGGGCGGCCAGG TTTATTGCCTTCGCGTCTTTGTTCTTCATCCTGGTTTCCATCACGACCTTTTGCTTGGAGACCCACGAGGCGTTCCACACCATCGTCAACAAGACGGAGGCGACGCGGAACAGCAGCCTCCCCGATCTGGGACCGCAGTACGAGATTGAGACTGACCCCGCACTCATCTATGTGGAAGGCGTTTGCGTCTTCTGGTTCACCATCGAGTTCCTGGTCCGGGTGACCTTCTGCCCGGTCAAGTTGGAATTTGTTAAGAGTCTGCTGAACATCATCGACTTTGTGGCTATCCTGCCTTTCTACTTGGAAGTAGGCCTGAGTGGCCTTTCCTCAAAAGCTGCCAAGGACGTGTTGGGATTCCTCAGGGTGGTGCGTTTCGTTCGTATCCTGCGTATCTTCAAGCTCACCCGTCACTTTGTGGGGCTCCGGGTGTTGGGCCACACGCTACGGGCCAGCACCAACGAATTCCTGCTGCTCATCATCTTCCTGGCACTGGGAGTGTTAATATTTGCCACCATGATCTATTACGCCGAACGCATTGGCGCTAAGCCCAACGATCCGACGGCGAGCCTCCACACCAAGTTCAAGAACATACCCATCGGCTTCTGGTGGGCCGTGGTGACCATGACCACTCTCGGGTATGGCGACATGTATCCAAAGACTTGGTCCGGCATGGTGGTGGGCGCCCTGTGCGCTTTGGCGGGAGTGCTCACGATAGCCATGCCCGTGCCTGTCATTGTCAATAACTTTGGGATGTACTACTCCCTGGCCATGGCCAAGCAGAAGCTCCCCAAGAAACGGAAGAAACACATTCCCCAGGCGGTACAGGGAGGCTCCCCGACCTACTGCAAAGCTGATCTCACCGCCACCTGCAACAGCACTCAAGGTGACCTGTGCCACGTCAAAGGCGGCAGGGGACTCGAACGCAATCGCTCAG TACTGTCGGCGGACTGTAGCGGCGGCAGCGACCTGACCGTGTCCCCGGAGGAAAGAGTTGCCATGCGAAGGTCCAGCACCCGAGAACAGGACCGTCGGAGCGGGGGGACGTGTTTTCTAATCGCTGCTAGCGATTACAATTGTCCTGCAGATGGAGGCTTAAGAAAAACAG TGGGAAGACCCCATTTGGAGGCATTCCAGCCGCTCCTACAGGACAATAAAGGAGGGAGTCGACGCAAAAACCACTAG